Proteins encoded by one window of Nocardioides euryhalodurans:
- a CDS encoding PPA1309 family protein — protein MADDLDVDPALAAAVLEIEGHVSGNGWDQPAQLYALVETARIVAHEPDLARAMGLDDAAEAGSLTPVEQDQLRPDQPLEQVLETIVWPDGVYGCAAVVERLVLPPDADARIPDDAAEAERFAREHPERQEVRIVAGATRAGSTYCALRLRAHDDDQSVVAGVDMVPALLQLLRATLEEDQ, from the coding sequence GTGGCTGACGACCTGGACGTGGACCCGGCCCTGGCGGCGGCCGTGCTCGAGATCGAGGGGCACGTGTCCGGCAACGGCTGGGACCAGCCCGCGCAGCTCTACGCCCTGGTCGAGACCGCCAGGATCGTCGCCCACGAGCCCGACCTGGCCCGGGCGATGGGACTCGACGACGCCGCCGAGGCCGGGTCGTTGACGCCGGTCGAGCAGGACCAGCTGCGCCCCGACCAGCCGCTGGAGCAGGTGCTCGAGACGATCGTCTGGCCCGACGGGGTCTACGGCTGCGCCGCCGTCGTCGAGCGGTTGGTGCTGCCACCGGACGCCGACGCGCGGATCCCCGACGACGCGGCCGAGGCCGAACGCTTCGCCCGGGAGCATCCCGAGCGGCAAGAGGTGCGGATCGTGGCCGGAGCCACCCGCGCCGGATCGACGTACTGTGCACTGCGACTGCGGGCCCACGACGACGACCAGTCCGTCGTGGCCGGCGTCGACATGGTGCCTGCCCTGCTGCAGCTGCTGCGGGCGACCCTGGAGGAGGACCAGTGA